In Priestia megaterium NBRC 15308 = ATCC 14581, the following proteins share a genomic window:
- a CDS encoding ABC transporter ATP-binding protein — MDKKPVELTPLLEVKNLQTAFSINDSWHNAVDDVSFQVGRKRIIGVVGESGCGKSVLSLSVIGLLPKVNSQIRSGSVLFNGKNLTHLSEDEMNDVRGKDISMIFQEPMTSLNPVLTIGYQLQEVLFNHMNISKAEAREKSIALLKSVGISRSEKLIDEYPHQLSGGMRQRVMIAMAVACQPKLLIADEPTTALDVTVQAQILELLKEIQESNDMSIIMITHDLGVVAEMCDEVIVMYGGKIVEHTDVDTLFYAPKHPYTKALLHSIPRMEDDVEVLNTIKGIVPSLVNMPRTGCRFVNRCPHAMEDCSSVTPVLRQDSQGHDVACLLYKNSYPSKGVKTS; from the coding sequence ATGGATAAAAAGCCCGTCGAATTAACACCTTTACTAGAAGTGAAAAATTTACAAACTGCTTTTTCCATTAATGATTCCTGGCATAATGCTGTGGACGACGTGTCGTTTCAAGTCGGACGAAAGCGAATTATAGGGGTTGTAGGAGAATCTGGCTGTGGAAAAAGCGTATTGTCTTTATCCGTCATTGGGCTGTTACCTAAAGTAAATAGTCAAATTAGAAGCGGAAGCGTTTTATTTAACGGAAAGAATCTTACGCACTTATCAGAAGATGAGATGAATGATGTTCGGGGGAAAGATATCTCAATGATTTTCCAAGAACCAATGACATCCCTTAATCCTGTGTTAACCATTGGGTATCAGCTGCAGGAAGTATTGTTTAACCATATGAATATATCCAAAGCGGAAGCGCGTGAAAAAAGCATTGCGCTTTTAAAAAGCGTTGGTATTTCGAGATCCGAAAAGCTCATCGATGAATATCCGCATCAGCTGTCAGGAGGAATGAGGCAGCGTGTCATGATTGCCATGGCGGTAGCTTGTCAGCCTAAACTTTTAATTGCTGATGAGCCGACAACGGCCCTAGATGTTACGGTTCAAGCTCAAATTTTAGAATTGCTAAAAGAAATTCAAGAAAGCAATGATATGTCTATTATTATGATTACACATGATTTAGGAGTAGTTGCTGAGATGTGTGATGAAGTGATTGTCATGTATGGCGGAAAAATTGTGGAGCATACAGATGTTGATACGTTATTTTATGCCCCAAAACATCCGTACACGAAAGCGCTTCTTCACTCAATTCCACGCATGGAAGATGATGTAGAAGTATTAAATACGATCAAAGGAATTGTGCCTTCTCTTGTAAACATGCCGCGGACAGGCTGTCGTTTCGTTAACCGATGTCCTCATGCAATGGAAGACTGCAGTTCCGTTACGCCTGTTCTTCGCCAGGATTCACAGGGGCATGATGTCGCATGTCTGCTGTATAAAAATAGCTATCCGTCAAAAGGAGTGAAGACAAGCTAA
- a CDS encoding ABC transporter ATP-binding protein — MTKAVKDVLLEVQHLKTYYPIHGGFFRKKIGDVKAVDGISFAIRKGETLGLVGESGCGKSTAGRTILRLLEPTSGKIIFDGKDITEAKGTSLRKIRQDFQMVFQDPYASLNPMQMVGDVISEPIRNFTGKSTNQLKSEVMNLLTKVGLPEDAYYKYPHEFSGGQRQRIGIARALALRPKLIIADEPVSALDVSVQSQVLNLLKELQQEFDLTFLFIAHDLSVVKHMSDRIGVMYLGGLVEIADKKSLYAEPLHPYTQALVSAIPEPDPRKKKQRIILQGDVPSPIDPPKGCAFHPRCIHAMAECSQTKPALKEVRPGHQVACHLYNS; from the coding sequence ATGACTAAAGCAGTGAAAGATGTATTGCTAGAAGTTCAGCATTTAAAAACCTACTATCCTATTCACGGCGGATTTTTCCGAAAGAAAATTGGTGATGTAAAAGCAGTTGACGGTATTTCTTTTGCTATTCGAAAAGGAGAAACGCTCGGTCTAGTAGGAGAATCTGGCTGTGGAAAATCCACGGCAGGAAGAACGATTCTAAGACTGTTGGAACCAACTAGCGGAAAAATTATTTTCGATGGTAAAGATATCACAGAAGCAAAAGGAACTTCTCTCCGTAAAATTAGACAAGATTTTCAAATGGTTTTTCAAGATCCCTATGCTTCCCTCAACCCAATGCAAATGGTTGGAGATGTTATTTCTGAACCAATTCGGAATTTTACAGGAAAATCAACCAATCAATTAAAATCAGAAGTTATGAATCTACTTACAAAAGTAGGGTTACCGGAAGATGCATACTATAAATATCCTCACGAATTTTCCGGTGGACAGCGTCAGCGGATTGGAATTGCACGTGCACTTGCACTTCGTCCAAAACTTATTATTGCTGATGAACCGGTATCGGCACTCGACGTTTCTGTCCAATCACAAGTTTTAAACCTTCTAAAAGAACTTCAACAAGAATTCGACCTAACCTTTTTATTTATTGCCCATGATTTGAGTGTTGTTAAACATATGAGTGATCGTATCGGTGTTATGTACCTAGGCGGTTTAGTGGAAATTGCTGATAAGAAAAGTCTGTACGCAGAGCCATTGCACCCTTATACGCAAGCGCTTGTATCGGCTATACCTGAACCAGATCCGCGAAAGAAAAAACAGCGTATTATTTTACAGGGAGATGTGCCAAGTCCAATTGATCCGCCAAAAGGCTGTGCGTTTCATCCTCGCTGTATACATGCAATGGCGGAGTGCAGCCAAACGAAACCTGCCTTAAAGGAGGTGAGACCTGGCCATCAAGTAGCTTGCCATTTATATAACTCGTAA
- a CDS encoding NAD(P)-dependent oxidoreductase codes for MTKEKIGFIGTGVMGQSMAGHLIDAGYEVLVYTRTKTRAQALLEKGANWKETVQEVAEQSDVIITMVGYPHDVKEIYLGKDGIIHNAKKGCYTIDMTTSSPILAREIYQAAKEKHIHALDAPVSGGDIGAQKATLAIMVGGDSEAFSAVTPILEKMGTNIVLQGSSGAGQHTKMCNQIAIASNMMGVCEAILYAERAGLDPNTVLKSIETGAAGSWSLSNLAPRMIKGDFEPGFYIKHFIKDMKIAIESAEEMELYTPGLKLAKSLYEQLEKQGDDNKGTQALYTLLKQHALTV; via the coding sequence GTGACTAAAGAAAAAATTGGTTTTATCGGAACAGGCGTTATGGGTCAAAGCATGGCCGGGCATTTAATTGACGCAGGATATGAAGTCCTTGTTTATACGCGAACAAAAACTCGTGCTCAAGCACTACTTGAAAAAGGGGCCAACTGGAAAGAAACCGTTCAAGAAGTGGCCGAACAATCTGATGTTATTATCACCATGGTAGGCTATCCTCACGATGTAAAAGAGATTTATTTAGGCAAAGACGGCATTATACATAATGCAAAGAAAGGCTGCTATACAATTGATATGACGACATCAAGCCCTATACTTGCTCGTGAGATTTATCAAGCAGCAAAAGAGAAGCACATTCATGCGCTTGACGCTCCTGTTTCAGGAGGGGATATTGGGGCTCAGAAAGCAACATTAGCGATTATGGTAGGAGGGGATTCTGAAGCATTCTCTGCCGTTACGCCTATTCTTGAAAAAATGGGAACAAATATCGTTCTTCAAGGAAGTTCTGGTGCTGGTCAACATACAAAAATGTGCAATCAAATTGCTATTGCCTCTAATATGATGGGCGTGTGTGAAGCGATACTCTATGCTGAAAGAGCTGGGTTAGATCCAAACACCGTTTTAAAAAGTATTGAAACAGGAGCAGCTGGAAGCTGGTCGTTAAGCAATTTAGCTCCTCGCATGATTAAAGGAGACTTCGAACCAGGTTTTTATATTAAACACTTTATTAAAGATATGAAAATTGCCATTGAATCAGCTGAAGAAATGGAGCTGTATACACCAGGGCTAAAGTTAGCAAAATCGCTTTATGAACAGCTCGAAAAACAAGGCGATGATAATAAAGGAACACAGGCTCTGTATACCCTTTTAAAACAGCATGCCCTAACTGTATAA
- a CDS encoding NAD-dependent epimerase/dehydratase family protein — translation MGNVVVIGANRFIGFHLCMAFLDEGTEVKGYTHSAHKEEDDLQEEMKFFLGRNANYASTEVGESLDMITSETDVVYFTYFDGGDFYHPDFLRQEMQKAQQVLIQALNKCRQFNIRFVFVSTMRVFGDQQRKIEETTIPEPDSSEGRLYVHFERMIEKYKDDGWPIIIVRTPTLYGPWQPLSMCYSKNIAGYEEAFDIMEGTDFIIYIEDAVSALRRCKTAAYSYEVIHLVEEKLQPWSAGANITHMEVKEEAAQEKYEISRKAKELLQFSSKVTAKEGIYLQKKHMRTFFLPLH, via the coding sequence ATGGGAAATGTAGTAGTAATAGGGGCAAACCGCTTTATTGGTTTTCATTTATGTATGGCTTTTTTAGACGAAGGTACAGAAGTAAAAGGGTATACACATTCTGCTCATAAAGAAGAAGATGATTTGCAGGAAGAGATGAAATTTTTCTTAGGGCGAAACGCTAATTATGCATCGACTGAAGTAGGAGAGTCATTAGATATGATTACCTCAGAAACGGATGTTGTCTACTTTACGTATTTCGATGGAGGAGACTTTTATCATCCTGATTTTTTAAGACAAGAAATGCAAAAAGCGCAGCAAGTGCTCATTCAAGCGCTTAACAAATGCCGTCAATTCAACATTCGATTTGTGTTTGTTTCTACCATGCGCGTATTTGGAGACCAGCAGCGAAAGATTGAAGAAACAACGATTCCAGAACCGGACAGTAGTGAAGGAAGGCTATACGTTCATTTTGAGCGAATGATAGAAAAATATAAAGATGATGGATGGCCCATTATAATTGTCAGAACGCCGACTCTTTACGGACCTTGGCAGCCTTTGTCAATGTGCTATTCCAAAAATATTGCCGGGTACGAAGAGGCTTTTGACATTATGGAAGGCACGGATTTTATTATTTATATTGAAGATGCCGTCAGTGCACTTAGACGCTGTAAAACTGCTGCATATTCATATGAAGTGATTCATTTAGTTGAAGAAAAGTTACAGCCTTGGAGCGCAGGAGCAAACATTACTCATATGGAGGTGAAGGAAGAAGCGGCTCAAGAAAAATATGAAATCAGCAGGAAAGCGAAAGAACTGCTGCAATTTTCTTCAAAAGTAACGGCTAAAGAAGGCATTTATCTGCAAAAAAAACATATGAGAACATTCTTTTTACCTCTTCATTAA
- the fabF gene encoding beta-ketoacyl-ACP synthase II: MNKKRVVVTGLGGLTPIGNDVETAWKNAVAGVSGVGPLTRLDANEFPAKVAAEVKDFNVEDFIDRKEARKMDRFTQYAMVAALAAVKDADLTITEEIAPNVGVWIGSGIGGMETFENQYSTLLEKGARRVSPFFIPMMIPDMATGQVSIALGAKGVNSCTVTACATGTNSIGDAFKVIQRGDADVMVTGGTEAPITRLSIAGFCANKALSTNPDPATASRPFDKERDGFVMGEGAGVIVLEELEHALARGARIYAEIVGYGSTGDAHHITAPAPGGEGGVRAMRHAIEDAGLQPSDIDYINAHGTSTGYNDKFETMAIKEVFGDHAQKVAISSTKSMTGHLLGAAGGVEAIFSVKAIQDGILPPTINYQTPDEECDLDYIPNKARKQEVKAVLSNSLGFGGHNATIIFKKYEA; this comes from the coding sequence ATGAATAAAAAACGTGTAGTTGTAACAGGACTTGGTGGGCTTACACCAATTGGAAATGACGTAGAAACAGCTTGGAAAAACGCAGTAGCAGGCGTGTCTGGCGTTGGTCCTTTAACAAGACTAGATGCAAATGAATTCCCGGCTAAAGTAGCGGCTGAAGTAAAAGATTTTAACGTGGAAGATTTTATTGACCGCAAAGAGGCTCGTAAGATGGATCGCTTTACTCAATATGCAATGGTAGCTGCATTGGCGGCTGTTAAAGATGCGGATTTGACTATTACAGAAGAAATTGCTCCAAACGTCGGCGTTTGGATTGGTTCTGGAATTGGCGGTATGGAAACGTTTGAAAACCAATATTCAACGTTATTAGAAAAAGGTGCCCGCCGTGTAAGTCCATTCTTCATTCCGATGATGATTCCTGATATGGCAACAGGACAAGTTTCTATTGCTTTAGGGGCGAAAGGCGTGAACTCTTGTACGGTAACGGCATGTGCAACAGGTACAAACTCTATTGGTGATGCGTTTAAAGTCATTCAACGCGGAGATGCAGACGTGATGGTGACGGGCGGTACGGAAGCGCCAATCACGCGTTTATCTATTGCTGGTTTCTGTGCGAATAAAGCACTTTCTACAAATCCAGATCCTGCAACAGCATCTCGTCCGTTTGATAAAGAGCGCGACGGCTTCGTTATGGGAGAAGGTGCAGGTGTTATTGTGCTTGAAGAGCTTGAACATGCACTAGCGCGCGGCGCACGTATTTATGCTGAAATTGTGGGCTATGGTTCAACAGGAGATGCTCACCATATCACAGCGCCAGCTCCAGGAGGAGAAGGCGGCGTTCGTGCAATGCGTCATGCGATTGAAGATGCAGGCCTACAGCCAAGTGATATTGATTACATCAATGCTCACGGTACAAGTACAGGATACAATGATAAATTTGAAACAATGGCTATTAAAGAAGTATTTGGCGACCACGCTCAAAAAGTAGCGATTAGTTCAACAAAGTCAATGACTGGCCACTTGTTAGGAGCTGCTGGCGGAGTAGAAGCTATTTTTAGTGTGAAGGCAATTCAAGACGGTATTCTTCCTCCAACAATTAACTATCAAACACCTGATGAAGAGTGCGATTTAGACTACATTCCAAATAAAGCGCGTAAGCAAGAAGTAAAAGCGGTGCTCAGCAACTCACTTGGATTTGGCGGTCACAATGCAACAATCATCTTTAAAAAATACGAAGCATAA
- the opp4A gene encoding oligopeptide ABC transporter substrate-binding protein translates to MMKKKSFLSLVSILLVLSLFLAACSGGSSSSSSSNKEGGETKTEGAKTDKPKDGGTITYGIDGAPEGLFEYALYGSAYDSQILEFINEGLFTYDKKLKIKSDLATWNVSGDKLTYTFKLKKGIKWHNGDPLTADDFKYTYETIADKDYTGPRYVNVEHIKGAQEYHDGKADSISGVEVVDPQTFKVTFKEVRVNNLDNLWPYPMPKKYYEGIAVKDLAESKQVRKEPIGVGPFKVKKVVASEYVQMERNDDYWKGKPHLDGVVVKVLDPSVSAGALKKGDVDIMDVRPADLGQVEKAENLDFLEGKSTSYSYIGLRFGHRDQKAGKNVDDYEKFKDLKLRQALLYAIDRKAMVKAFMNDKAVVSNTVIPSVFWIAADQKDLTKYKYSPEKAKKLLAEAGYKDKNNDGFVEDPNGKPFTISFGHYAGPANFEGRAKAIMQAWNDIGIKTKLATGSLVEFNLYNEMKDNDDKALEAFFGSWDTGSDPDPTGLWSSDAEWNYGRWVNKESDEMLKDGLSEKSFDDKYRKDVYVKWQKFFNEQLPVLPLWENINIYAVNKRVKNVTLDPSTVVVDPEKWSVTE, encoded by the coding sequence ATGATGAAAAAGAAATCGTTTTTATCACTTGTTTCCATTTTGCTTGTGCTATCGCTTTTTCTAGCGGCATGCAGCGGTGGAAGCAGTTCTTCATCTTCTAGTAATAAAGAAGGCGGAGAAACAAAAACTGAAGGTGCAAAAACAGACAAGCCAAAAGATGGCGGAACGATTACGTATGGGATTGACGGAGCGCCGGAAGGGCTTTTTGAGTACGCATTGTATGGTAGTGCATATGATAGCCAAATCTTAGAATTTATCAATGAAGGTCTCTTTACTTATGATAAGAAATTAAAAATTAAATCTGACTTAGCTACTTGGAACGTGAGTGGTGATAAACTAACTTACACGTTTAAATTAAAAAAGGGGATTAAGTGGCATAACGGAGATCCATTAACTGCAGATGATTTTAAATATACGTATGAAACGATTGCCGATAAAGACTATACAGGTCCACGCTATGTAAACGTTGAGCACATTAAAGGCGCTCAAGAATATCACGACGGCAAAGCGGATTCTATTTCCGGAGTTGAAGTAGTAGATCCACAAACATTTAAAGTAACGTTTAAAGAAGTTCGTGTAAATAACTTAGACAATCTATGGCCGTATCCAATGCCGAAAAAGTACTACGAAGGAATTGCTGTAAAAGATCTTGCGGAGTCCAAACAAGTTCGTAAAGAGCCTATTGGTGTTGGGCCGTTTAAAGTGAAAAAAGTAGTAGCAAGTGAATATGTCCAAATGGAACGTAATGATGATTATTGGAAAGGTAAACCTCACCTTGATGGTGTTGTTGTAAAAGTACTGGATCCATCTGTTTCCGCCGGAGCATTGAAAAAAGGCGATGTCGACATTATGGATGTTCGCCCAGCTGATCTAGGGCAAGTTGAAAAAGCAGAAAACTTAGACTTTTTGGAAGGGAAATCAACTAGTTATTCGTATATTGGTCTACGATTTGGACATCGTGATCAAAAAGCTGGTAAAAACGTAGATGATTACGAAAAGTTCAAAGATCTAAAACTTCGTCAAGCATTGCTTTATGCAATAGATAGAAAAGCAATGGTAAAAGCATTTATGAACGACAAAGCGGTTGTTTCTAACACAGTTATTCCGTCTGTATTCTGGATTGCTGCTGACCAAAAAGATTTAACAAAGTACAAGTATAGTCCTGAAAAAGCTAAAAAATTATTAGCTGAAGCTGGTTATAAAGACAAGAATAATGACGGTTTTGTAGAAGATCCAAACGGAAAACCATTTACGATTTCATTCGGTCACTATGCTGGTCCAGCTAACTTCGAGGGTCGTGCGAAGGCTATTATGCAAGCATGGAATGATATTGGTATTAAAACAAAATTAGCAACGGGTTCACTTGTTGAATTTAACTTGTACAATGAAATGAAAGATAACGACGATAAGGCGTTAGAAGCGTTCTTTGGTTCTTGGGACACTGGTTCAGATCCAGATCCTACAGGATTATGGAGCTCTGATGCTGAATGGAACTATGGACGTTGGGTAAATAAGGAATCTGATGAAATGCTTAAAGACGGTTTGAGTGAAAAATCATTTGATGATAAATACCGTAAAGATGTATATGTAAAATGGCAAAAATTCTTTAATGAGCAGCTGCCAGTACTTCCTTTATGGGAAAATATCAATATTTATGCTGTGAATAAGCGTGTGAAAAACGTAACTCTAGATCCATCAACGGTAGTTGTAGATCCGGAGAAATGGTCTGTAACGGAATAA
- a CDS encoding beta-ketoacyl-ACP synthase III, which yields MNAGVLGIGRYVPEKVVTNLDLEKVMDTSDEWIRTRTGIQERRIAADNEDTSDLAYKAAVEALHKANVEAEDIDMIIVATVTPDQPFPTVSCMLQEKLGAKKAASYDVSAACAGFMYGMITAKQFIETNAYRHILVVGVEKLSKITDWDDRNTAVLFGDGAGAVVMGPVSEGRGILSFELGSDGTGGKHLYQNELDHIVMNGREVFKFAVRQMGESAVNVIEKAGLTKEDVDFLVPHQANIRIMEAARQRLDLPEEKMSKTIQYYGNTSAASIPISIVHELEAGKIQDDDLIVMVGFGGGLTWGAIAIRWGK from the coding sequence ATGAACGCTGGTGTTCTAGGAATTGGACGTTATGTACCAGAGAAAGTTGTAACAAATTTAGATCTTGAAAAAGTAATGGATACATCAGATGAGTGGATTCGTACGCGCACAGGTATTCAAGAGCGCCGAATTGCAGCCGATAACGAGGACACATCTGATTTAGCTTATAAAGCAGCAGTTGAAGCTTTACATAAAGCTAACGTCGAGGCAGAAGATATTGACATGATCATTGTTGCTACGGTAACGCCAGATCAACCGTTTCCTACAGTATCATGTATGCTACAAGAAAAATTGGGAGCAAAAAAAGCAGCTTCTTACGATGTGAGCGCCGCATGTGCAGGGTTTATGTACGGCATGATTACAGCTAAGCAATTTATTGAAACCAATGCTTACAGGCATATATTAGTGGTCGGTGTAGAAAAGCTTTCTAAGATTACAGATTGGGACGACCGTAACACGGCTGTTTTATTCGGAGACGGAGCAGGTGCAGTTGTAATGGGACCTGTATCAGAAGGACGAGGTATTTTATCCTTTGAACTAGGGTCGGACGGTACGGGAGGCAAGCACTTGTATCAAAACGAGCTTGATCATATTGTCATGAACGGACGTGAAGTATTTAAGTTTGCTGTTCGACAAATGGGGGAATCTGCTGTTAATGTAATTGAAAAAGCAGGTTTAACAAAAGAGGATGTTGATTTTCTCGTACCTCATCAAGCGAATATTCGTATTATGGAAGCTGCAAGACAGCGATTAGACTTGCCTGAAGAAAAAATGTCTAAAACAATCCAATACTACGGCAATACATCAGCAGCATCGATTCCAATTTCAATTGTTCATGAGCTTGAAGCAGGGAAAATTCAAGATGATGATTTAATTGTAATGGTTGGTTTCGGAGGCGGCTTAACATGGGGAGCTATTGCTATTAGATGGGGAAAATAA
- the galT gene encoding UDP-glucose--hexose-1-phosphate uridylyltransferase: MSVNIHEEITRLIQYGLQKNLLTKWDIDVVRNKLLEVLKLDECIIVEVKEERLEHPAAILDNMLDWAAENNRIAENSITYRDLFDTKIMGCFASMPSEVNRTFYEHYQQSPQKATSYYYKLSKDIHYIRRDRIAKNERWVTNTDFGELEITINLSKPEKDPKAIAASKSLKESNYPLCLLCKENAGYAGRINHPARQNHRIIPVELQEELWYMQFSPYVYYNEHAIVFASEHTPMHISRQTFKRLLAFVEQFPHYFLGSNADLPIVGGSILTHDHFQGGYHDFPMAKAKINKLFSLKAYPDVKAGIVHWPMSVVRLQSSHLTPLVEAADFILKKWKSYSDQSADILAFTDQTPHNTVTPIARKRGDLYELDLVLRNNRTNGKHPGGIYHPHAEVHHIKKENIGLIEVMGLAVLPGRLKDEMSLVAKGLVQNNLNELASRHDQVQKHVKWAEQIEKKYPHIEEQNVQSILQQELGLVFATILEHAGVFKQNTEGQLAFSRFMNSLNEA; encoded by the coding sequence ATGTCAGTCAACATTCATGAAGAAATCACCCGACTTATTCAATATGGTTTACAAAAGAATCTATTAACAAAATGGGATATAGATGTGGTGAGAAATAAACTGCTGGAAGTGTTAAAGCTCGACGAATGTATTATAGTAGAAGTCAAAGAAGAACGTCTGGAACATCCAGCTGCTATTTTAGACAACATGCTTGATTGGGCTGCAGAAAACAATCGAATCGCCGAGAATTCTATCACGTATAGAGATTTATTCGATACCAAAATAATGGGATGCTTTGCAAGCATGCCTTCAGAGGTTAATCGGACATTTTATGAACACTATCAGCAAAGCCCCCAAAAAGCCACAAGCTATTATTATAAGCTGTCAAAAGACATTCACTATATTCGCAGAGACCGAATTGCTAAAAACGAAAGATGGGTAACAAACACTGACTTTGGAGAACTTGAAATTACTATTAACTTATCCAAGCCGGAAAAAGATCCCAAAGCAATTGCAGCAAGCAAATCATTGAAGGAAAGCAACTATCCGCTGTGTCTGCTCTGTAAAGAAAATGCTGGTTATGCAGGTCGTATTAACCACCCAGCTCGTCAAAATCATCGGATTATTCCTGTGGAATTACAGGAAGAGCTGTGGTACATGCAGTTTTCACCTTATGTTTATTATAATGAACATGCCATTGTTTTTGCGAGTGAACATACACCCATGCATATTTCAAGGCAAACGTTTAAGCGGCTGCTTGCCTTCGTTGAACAATTTCCACATTATTTTTTAGGATCAAATGCAGATCTACCCATCGTAGGAGGATCTATTTTAACTCATGACCACTTTCAAGGCGGCTATCATGATTTTCCTATGGCTAAAGCAAAAATAAATAAATTGTTCTCTCTTAAAGCATATCCAGACGTGAAAGCTGGAATTGTTCATTGGCCGATGTCGGTCGTTCGTCTTCAAAGTTCGCACCTTACACCATTAGTAGAAGCAGCGGATTTCATTTTGAAGAAATGGAAATCATATAGTGATCAAAGTGCTGATATTTTAGCTTTTACAGATCAAACTCCTCACAACACGGTCACGCCTATTGCTAGGAAAAGAGGGGATTTGTACGAATTAGATTTAGTACTGCGAAACAATCGAACAAACGGCAAACATCCAGGTGGCATTTATCATCCGCATGCAGAAGTTCATCATATCAAAAAAGAGAACATAGGTTTAATCGAAGTAATGGGGCTTGCGGTTTTACCTGGTCGTTTGAAAGACGAAATGAGTCTAGTGGCCAAAGGGTTAGTTCAGAATAACCTGAACGAGTTAGCCAGCAGACATGATCAAGTGCAAAAACACGTAAAATGGGCCGAACAAATCGAGAAAAAATATCCACATATTGAAGAGCAAAATGTCCAAAGCATTCTCCAACAAGAGCTCGGTTTGGTTTTTGCAACTATCTTAGAACATGCAGGTGTGTTTAAACAAAACACTGAAGGACAGCTCGCATTCAGTCGTTTTATGAATTCGTTAAATGAAGCGTAA
- a CDS encoding DUF2268 domain-containing protein — protein sequence MPIVSTSTWTEPKEISRYLARYFKKLKEKEYMELLFNYGMCPPSLMFIKELEEMKKRQVWKKVKAHYEKLKKAWNGPDVAVLVLPSNPRNRKMQREFNGRAGVAFTDKLFVFMTSHTSDEEMLAVLTHEYHHVCRLKAINKSDETITLLDAMMMEGLAERAVEEYCGKKYLAPWTNYYTIEEAKKMWEKHVKPYYNLRADEKKYDQLLFGQNWYPEMMGYNIGYHLVTSCMKPHTLTTTQLLPLSTNTILKKSAFQL from the coding sequence ATGCCGATTGTTTCAACTTCTACTTGGACGGAGCCGAAAGAAATAAGCCGTTATCTCGCGCGCTATTTTAAGAAATTAAAAGAAAAAGAATATATGGAATTACTTTTTAACTATGGAATGTGTCCGCCTTCTTTAATGTTTATAAAAGAATTAGAAGAAATGAAGAAAAGACAGGTTTGGAAGAAAGTTAAAGCACATTATGAGAAGCTTAAAAAAGCATGGAATGGGCCCGATGTAGCGGTGCTAGTGCTTCCAAGCAATCCTAGAAATCGAAAAATGCAGCGTGAATTTAATGGAAGAGCAGGTGTCGCTTTTACCGATAAATTATTTGTGTTTATGACAAGTCATACATCCGATGAAGAAATGTTAGCAGTGCTTACCCATGAATACCATCACGTTTGCAGGCTAAAAGCCATTAATAAATCTGATGAAACGATTACTTTGTTAGACGCTATGATGATGGAAGGGTTAGCTGAAAGAGCTGTAGAGGAGTATTGTGGTAAAAAATATTTAGCTCCGTGGACAAATTATTATACCATTGAAGAAGCTAAAAAAATGTGGGAAAAGCATGTTAAACCTTATTACAATCTGCGCGCCGACGAAAAGAAATATGATCAACTGTTATTCGGCCAAAATTGGTATCCAGAAATGATGGGCTACAATATTGGTTATCATCTTGTTACTTCATGTATGAAGCCTCACACTTTAACTACTACCCAGCTGCTTCCTCTTAGCACCAATACTATCTTAAAAAAATCTGCGTTCCAACTGTAA
- a CDS encoding YjzD family protein, translated as MRVVMAFVWGFLLMNMAVYVISAMTGGTYSFATASILGVVFTLVVILIGELGVPNKPANNHH; from the coding sequence ATGCGTGTCGTAATGGCTTTTGTTTGGGGCTTTTTACTAATGAATATGGCAGTGTACGTAATCTCTGCAATGACGGGCGGTACTTACAGTTTCGCAACCGCTTCCATCCTTGGAGTAGTTTTCACGCTAGTTGTAATTTTGATTGGAGAACTGGGTGTACCGAATAAACCAGCAAATAATCATCACTAA
- a CDS encoding ComZ family protein, translated as MEEQNMQFMQIAMKYLPEAKQILDETGVELSMEHVQPVLTLLTKVMKDAYELGKQDALAENENN; from the coding sequence ATGGAAGAGCAAAATATGCAATTCATGCAAATTGCAATGAAGTACTTGCCAGAAGCAAAACAGATCTTAGATGAAACAGGCGTTGAGTTATCAATGGAACACGTACAGCCGGTATTGACATTACTAACAAAAGTAATGAAGGATGCCTATGAGCTTGGCAAGCAAGATGCATTAGCTGAAAATGAAAACAACTAA